Proteins encoded in a region of the Myxococcales bacterium genome:
- a CDS encoding CehA/McbA family metallohydrolase encodes MELPISSEHEWIIDFKPIIAKLGLSKWASSFPSEELTTFSYGHFGVIPLNPIPGAQNGGAVDWIGKSPPDIFKLVHERPEKPALIVNHPNYPGFRGYFSAAVYDYATAKGRDGVWSEEFEAIEVFNSSDFDRSRDDSVKSWFSLLNAGKTTWAVGSSDSHHWRSAKVGYPRTCMKFGHDDPNKVTPESVRDFIKTGASVISGGLSMTVQGPGGAGPGGTDKAGAYKVTVSAASWVDATELEVLVDGETAKKMPLGASVGPGPAKRFDLTVDVAPTTSRARHYVVFVAKGARDLAPVAPGDKPFAVSNPIFF; translated from the coding sequence AGTGAGCACGAGTGGATCATCGATTTTAAGCCGATCATTGCGAAGCTCGGGCTCTCGAAGTGGGCCTCGAGCTTCCCGTCCGAAGAGCTCACCACGTTCTCGTATGGGCACTTCGGGGTCATCCCGCTCAATCCCATTCCGGGCGCCCAGAACGGCGGCGCGGTCGACTGGATCGGGAAGTCCCCGCCGGACATCTTCAAGCTCGTCCACGAGCGGCCCGAGAAGCCCGCGCTGATCGTCAATCACCCGAACTACCCGGGCTTCCGCGGCTACTTCTCTGCGGCCGTGTACGACTACGCCACCGCGAAGGGCCGCGACGGCGTGTGGAGTGAGGAGTTCGAGGCGATCGAGGTGTTCAACAGCTCCGACTTCGACCGAAGCCGCGACGACTCGGTGAAGTCGTGGTTCTCGCTCCTGAACGCCGGAAAGACCACGTGGGCGGTGGGCAGCTCCGACAGCCACCATTGGCGCAGCGCGAAGGTCGGCTATCCGCGCACCTGCATGAAGTTCGGGCACGACGACCCCAACAAGGTCACGCCCGAGTCGGTGCGCGACTTCATCAAGACCGGGGCCTCGGTCATCTCGGGAGGCCTCTCGATGACCGTCCAGGGGCCAGGCGGCGCGGGCCCGGGCGGCACCGACAAGGCGGGTGCGTACAAGGTCACCGTGTCGGCCGCGAGCTGGGTCGACGCCACCGAGCTCGAGGTGCTCGTCGACGGCGAGACCGCCAAGAAGATGCCGCTCGGCGCCTCGGTCGGCCCGGGCCCGGCGAAGCGCTTCGATCTCACCGTGGACGTCGCGCCCACGACCAGCCGCGCGCGGCACTACGTGGTGTTCGTCGCGAAAGGCGCCCGCGATCTCGCCCCGGTCGCCCCGGGCGACAAGCCCTTCGCGGTGTCGAACCCGATCTTCTTCTGA
- a CDS encoding phenylalanine 4-monooxygenase → MPDLVELDRDHPGFRDPEYRARRNRIAGLALAHRPGAPPPDVAYEPHEVAVWGTALAHLTPLHAQYACPTYRARAPQLGFRADHVPSFAEVNEVLAPLTGFRLEPVAGLVTPRQFMERLAEGVFLATQYIRHHSAPLYTPEPDIIHELVGHAPMLADPGFAELNRLFGEATLRADARQTEALIRLYWYVLEFGVYGPPEARRVVGAGLLSSFGELGRFAQEAELRPFDLDRVAATPFDPTDYQGVLFVAQSEEALKRDLGDWLRAV, encoded by the coding sequence GTGCCTGATCTCGTCGAGCTCGACCGCGACCACCCGGGATTCCGCGATCCGGAGTACCGCGCGCGGCGCAACCGCATCGCGGGGCTCGCGCTCGCGCACCGGCCGGGGGCGCCGCCGCCCGACGTCGCCTACGAGCCGCACGAGGTCGCGGTCTGGGGCACCGCGCTCGCGCACCTCACGCCCTTGCACGCGCAGTACGCTTGCCCGACCTACCGCGCGAGGGCCCCGCAGCTCGGGTTTCGCGCCGATCATGTGCCGTCGTTCGCCGAGGTGAACGAGGTGCTCGCGCCTCTCACGGGCTTCCGCCTCGAGCCGGTCGCGGGGCTCGTGACGCCGCGCCAGTTCATGGAGCGCCTCGCCGAGGGCGTGTTTCTCGCGACGCAGTACATCCGGCACCACTCGGCGCCGCTCTACACGCCCGAGCCCGACATCATCCACGAGCTCGTCGGCCACGCTCCCATGCTGGCAGATCCTGGCTTCGCGGAGCTAAACCGCCTGTTCGGCGAGGCGACGCTCCGCGCCGACGCCCGGCAGACCGAGGCGCTCATTCGGCTCTATTGGTACGTGCTCGAGTTCGGCGTCTACGGTCCGCCCGAGGCGCGCCGCGTGGTGGGCGCGGGGCTGCTCTCGTCGTTCGGCGAGCTTGGCCGCTTTGCCCAAGAGGCTGAGCTACGGCCCTTCGATCTCGATCGCGTCGCGGCCACGCCGTTCGACCCGACCGACTACCAGGGCGTGCTCTTCGTCGCCCAGTCGGAAGAGGCGCTGAAGCGCGATCTCGGCGACTGGCTCCGCGCGGTCTGA
- a CDS encoding PE-PGRS family protein → MKSFAWWFLVVGLGVAGAPVGCATGELGPDEGEEPGAVDPDGGGPEADGAAKPPPGGCVVGQCPPNTWNLDGKTDGENCGCEYRCTKRSEDDELDPAFEDANCDGSDGVVATCVYVSVSKGDDAGDGTRLKPLKTLARAVMVAGSGTKKRPVCVSAEKYTESVELPSGVSLYGGFDQADAAFPFRRSRKHGTTDIATTIVAPTTGPLAGDGVLIRELREDMHVANLTLEVKIPEAQDGKSVHGVRVVSSSGGRLFVRNNVFLLGPGNQGVRGTTDAAPPTTPAATGNTGAGGCSSCSSAQPGAASPSCTAPGGRGGNGGVGSDSSGAAGAPGTGGAAGGGGGSGSACISSSGGSAGLTGASAGTGAPPASGGDGGEPVGTIVNGLYVSSPGKPGLPGGNGGGGGGGGGGGASARSWPICIGDGGGGGGSGGCGGAGGPRGAGGGAGGSSIGVLVGGGAATVENNVFTLGKGGTGGAGGLGGVGQPGGGGGAGGSGASSAAGGGRGGSGGAGGSGSGGGGGSGGHSARIARASTATLVESGNTGTLGAPGPAGAGGGGGAGAPAGKNGADGIAREVLVAGP, encoded by the coding sequence ATGAAGTCTTTCGCGTGGTGGTTCTTGGTGGTCGGCCTCGGCGTCGCGGGGGCTCCGGTGGGGTGCGCTACGGGCGAGCTCGGGCCCGACGAGGGGGAGGAGCCCGGCGCGGTCGACCCGGACGGCGGCGGCCCCGAAGCCGACGGCGCGGCCAAGCCCCCGCCCGGAGGGTGCGTCGTAGGGCAGTGTCCGCCAAATACATGGAATCTCGATGGAAAAACCGACGGGGAGAACTGCGGGTGTGAGTATCGGTGCACGAAGCGGAGCGAAGACGACGAGCTCGACCCCGCTTTCGAAGACGCCAACTGCGACGGCTCCGACGGCGTCGTGGCCACCTGCGTGTACGTCTCCGTGTCGAAGGGAGACGACGCGGGGGACGGCACTCGGCTGAAGCCCCTCAAGACCCTCGCGCGCGCGGTGATGGTGGCCGGCTCGGGCACCAAGAAGAGGCCCGTCTGTGTCTCGGCGGAGAAGTACACCGAGTCGGTCGAGCTGCCCTCCGGCGTGAGCCTCTACGGCGGGTTCGACCAGGCCGACGCCGCCTTCCCGTTTCGGCGCTCGCGAAAGCACGGCACCACCGACATCGCGACCACGATAGTGGCCCCCACCACGGGGCCGCTCGCGGGCGACGGCGTGCTCATTCGTGAGCTCCGCGAGGACATGCACGTGGCGAACCTCACCCTCGAGGTGAAGATCCCCGAAGCCCAGGACGGCAAGAGCGTGCACGGCGTGCGTGTGGTTAGCTCGTCGGGCGGGAGGCTGTTCGTCCGAAACAACGTCTTCCTCCTGGGCCCGGGAAACCAGGGGGTGCGCGGCACCACGGACGCCGCGCCGCCCACGACGCCCGCCGCGACTGGGAACACCGGCGCCGGAGGCTGCTCGAGCTGCTCGAGCGCCCAGCCGGGCGCCGCCTCGCCATCGTGTACGGCCCCCGGGGGTCGAGGGGGCAACGGCGGCGTCGGCTCCGACAGCAGCGGGGCCGCAGGGGCCCCGGGCACGGGCGGAGCCGCCGGCGGTGGCGGCGGGTCCGGCAGCGCGTGCATCTCCTCGAGCGGCGGGAGCGCCGGGCTCACGGGCGCGAGCGCCGGCACGGGGGCGCCGCCAGCCTCCGGTGGTGACGGCGGGGAACCCGTCGGCACGATCGTCAATGGCCTTTACGTCTCGTCTCCTGGGAAGCCTGGCCTGCCGGGAGGGAACGGCGGGGGCGGCGGCGGCGGCGGTGGCGGCGGCGCCTCGGCGCGCAGCTGGCCCATTTGCATCGGAGACGGCGGCGGCGGCGGAGGTTCCGGCGGCTGCGGCGGGGCGGGCGGCCCGCGCGGCGCCGGCGGAGGCGCGGGGGGTTCGTCGATCGGCGTGCTCGTAGGCGGCGGTGCTGCCACGGTCGAGAACAACGTGTTCACCTTGGGGAAGGGCGGGACGGGCGGCGCCGGCGGTCTCGGAGGCGTGGGCCAGCCCGGCGGCGGCGGGGGCGCGGGCGGCTCCGGCGCGTCGAGCGCGGCAGGCGGCGGGCGCGGAGGGAGCGGAGGCGCGGGCGGTTCCGGCTCCGGTGGTGGCGGAGGGAGCGGGGGGCACTCGGCGCGTATCGCCCGCGCCTCGACGGCCACGCTGGTCGAGTCGGGCAACACGGGCACGCTCGGGGCCCCTGGCCCGGCGGGCGCGGGCGGCGGCGGTGGCGCTGGCGCACCCGCCGGCAAGAACGGCGCGGACGGCATCGCCCGCGAGGTGCTCGTCGCGGGGCCCTGA